One genomic segment of Rubeoparvulum massiliense includes these proteins:
- a CDS encoding globin-coupled sensor protein — protein MSKCPVQHWLKNEHGAIRLFSSKEQVEDMGTKRSGMGEISAEVKDYFQQLQRSSEGANSSFVGLTAEDLQRLVAIRPIFERYVMQMVDVFYAKIETNRELMRIINKYSTIDRLKKTLKQYLLDMVSGEIGQDYIIRRKVIGNVHNRIGLFPEWYLGAYANIQNEVAKILFTEMPKEEAILTYQAFMRLCSFDMQIAINTYIESYTASMMKLNEIEEIQERLNKSSETMLASVEETTASIMEKQQHVDSILESTRFIQEDAKATVSEVERGKADVSNALEEMKHLIQFMDQTKETSTQLIQSTQRIGEVVKVIQDISKKTNVLSLNATIEAARAGEHGRGFNIVASEVRNLAMQTQKALTHIEEQVANVLQHVNLFEESFASIVNQTNQYRQVNQRIMEVMSSSSERVRHSGSQIDRVAEYIYGFRTTFEEIGGASQQVAEMAEELSELSGQLNDKFQQQEK, from the coding sequence ATGAGTAAATGCCCAGTACAACATTGGTTAAAAAACGAACATGGGGCCATCCGACTCTTTTCTAGTAAAGAGCAGGTAGAGGATATGGGAACCAAGCGTAGTGGAATGGGTGAAATCTCAGCTGAAGTCAAGGATTATTTCCAACAATTACAGCGGAGTTCAGAAGGCGCTAATAGTTCTTTTGTTGGCTTAACAGCAGAGGATCTTCAACGCCTTGTAGCCATACGTCCCATTTTTGAACGCTATGTAATGCAAATGGTAGATGTTTTTTATGCGAAAATTGAGACAAACCGTGAATTGATGCGGATTATCAACAAGTACTCTACCATCGATCGTCTTAAAAAGACGCTAAAGCAATATTTACTGGACATGGTCTCAGGTGAAATTGGTCAGGACTATATTATACGACGTAAAGTGATTGGTAATGTACATAATCGCATTGGCTTATTTCCAGAATGGTATTTAGGAGCGTATGCCAATATTCAGAATGAAGTGGCTAAGATTCTCTTTACAGAAATGCCTAAGGAAGAAGCGATTCTTACTTATCAAGCGTTCATGCGTCTCTGCTCCTTCGATATGCAAATCGCTATTAATACATATATTGAATCCTATACTGCATCCATGATGAAGCTGAATGAGATTGAAGAGATTCAAGAACGTCTGAATAAATCCTCAGAGACCATGCTTGCTAGTGTGGAGGAGACCACAGCTTCCATCATGGAGAAACAGCAGCATGTGGATTCCATTCTCGAAAGTACCCGATTTATCCAAGAGGATGCCAAGGCTACTGTTAGCGAGGTAGAACGTGGGAAGGCAGATGTAAGCAATGCTCTAGAGGAGATGAAGCATTTAATCCAATTTATGGACCAAACCAAGGAAACATCCACCCAATTAATTCAAAGCACCCAACGGATTGGTGAAGTGGTGAAGGTGATTCAAGATATCTCGAAGAAGACCAATGTTCTTTCATTAAATGCCACCATTGAAGCAGCACGCGCAGGAGAACATGGACGTGGCTTCAATATTGTGGCCAGTGAAGTGCGTAATTTGGCCATGCAGACACAGAAGGCCTTAACGCATATTGAAGAGCAGGTAGCCAATGTGTTACAGCATGTGAATCTATTCGAGGAATCCTTCGCCTCCATCGTGAATCAAACCAATCAATATCGCCAGGTTAATCAACGGATCATGGAAGTGATGAGCAGCTCCTCAGAGCGTGTGCGTCATAGCGGTTCTCAGATCGATAGGGTTGCAGAGTATATCTATGGCTTCCGTACTACCTTTGAGGAGATCGGTGGTGCTTCTCAACAGGTAGCAGAGATGGCAGAAGAGTTAAGTGAATTAAGCGGTCAGCTCAACGATAAATTCCAACAGCAAGAGAAGTAG
- the hfq gene encoding RNA chaperone Hfq, translating into MKTSINIQDTFLNQLRKENIAVTIYLVNGFQLRGFVKAFDNFTVVIEVEGKQQLVYKHAISTFTPQRNVSLMAPSEE; encoded by the coding sequence TTGAAAACTTCAATTAATATTCAGGATACATTCTTGAACCAGTTACGTAAGGAGAATATTGCTGTAACGATCTATTTGGTGAATGGTTTTCAACTGCGCGGCTTTGTTAAAGCGTTCGATAACTTTACAGTAGTTATTGAGGTAGAGGGTAAACAACAATTAGTTTATAAGCATGCTATCTCCACCTTTACGCCACAGCGGAATGTTTCATTGATGGCACCTAGCGAAGAATAA